The Planktothrix agardhii NIES-204 genomic interval AATCCGTCACTCATCCAGAGTCTGGATTGGCAGCCAAGGATAAGTCTGCAAGAACTTGCGGCAAAAATGATTCATAATTAGTTAGGGATTAAAGTAACACTATGCACTTAACACATCGGAAAACCTGTCGGGTATGCGGTTCTTCAGCCCTCACCCCTGTGATCAATTTGGGAGGGCAATATTTACAAGGTTCTTTTGTAAAACCAGGTAAAGAGGAACCACCGCAGAGAAAAATTCCCCTTTCTTTGGTGCGTTGCGATCCCACCCGAGATGAACACGCTTGTGGTTTGCTACAAATGCAACATACCGTTCCGCCGGAGATTTTATATTCCGCTTACTGGTATCGTTCTGGTACTAACCAAACCATGCGAAATCATTTGCAGGGAATTGCTGAAGATGGGGTATCAATGATCGGCAAAAGTAAAGCTTTGGTGTTGGATATTGGCTGTAATGACGGCACTTTGCTGAAGTATTATCCCAAAGATTTTATTAAATTTGGGGTCGATCCTTCTGATGTAGCTCAGGAGGTTGGTGATGATATTACTGTGATCCAAGATATCTTTCCTTCCCAAGAATTGTTGAAGAGAACTAAAGGCGAAAAGTTTGATGTGATTACATCAATTGCCATGTTCTACGATCTCGAAGATCCTGTAACTTTTTGTCAAGAAATTAAGGCAGCTTTGGCAGAAAATGGCTTGTGGATTTTTGAAATGTCCTATATGCCATCAATGTTAAAAATGAACTCCTATGACACTATTTGCCATGAGCATTTAGAGTATTACAGTTTAGCAGTGCTGGATATTATTCTGAAAAAAGCTGACTTGAAGATAGTGGATGCAGTTCTTAATGATATCAATGGTGGTAGCATTCGCTGTTATGCCACACACATTGATAATTTCACCTTCAAGAAACAAGAAGCTATGCAGCGCCTCCAGCAGTTGCGCCAAGAAGAGTTTGATATGGAGCTTGATACTGACAAGCCGTACAAAAACTTCCAAGACAGAATTAATGTCCACAAAGATCAACTAATAGGAATGCTTAAAACCCTCAAAAAAGAAGGCAAAAGCATTCATATTTACGGTGCTTCGACCAAAGGTAATACAATCTTGCAATGGTGTGACATTGACAACCGCATTATTGATTATGCCGCTGAACGCAATCCCGATAAGTATGGAGCTTATACTTTAGGAACTGATATTCCGATTATCAGTGAAGCGGAATCAAGAGCCATGAATCCAGATTATTATTTAGTCTTGCCCTGGCACTTTAAGGAAGAGTTTCTAAAGCGTGAGGCAGAAACATTAAAAAGTGGTGTGGGAATGATCTTCCCCCTGCCAACAGTTGACATTATCAAATACTAAGTACCTATGGTAGAGTCAGCGATCAAATCACATTTTGGTGTCAACGTCATCGGTTATGCTGCCGGTGAATTTGGGGGGGGAGAAGGTCTGAGATGCACTCTCAAGGCTGTGGAAGCCGCCGGGATTCCCTTCAATCTTCAAAATATTAGTGTACCCTGGCATCGGAATTTAGATTCTACATACACTAATTTTTCTGACGATAACCCTTATCCAATTAACCTTGTACATCTCAACCCAGATTCTTTTTTGCTTGATAATAGCGGTACCCAATATTTGCAAAAACGGTACAATATTGGATTCTGGGCATGGGAATTACCGAAATTTCCTAGTAATTGGGAGTTTGCCTTTGATTTGTTTGATGAGGTATGGACTTACAGTAATTACGGCACTGAAACTATTTCAGAAGTCTCGCCGATTCCTGTACTGAAGATAATGCCTAGCATCGAACTTCCACAGCCATCTTTGGATAGGGAATCTTTGGGATTACCAAAAGACAAATTTATCTTTCTGTTCATGTTTGACTTTCATAGTGTCGTAGAACGGAAAAATCCGGGAGCGATTATCAAAGCATTTAAAGAAGCTTTTGGGAAGTTAAATGAAGATGTATTACTCGTTATCAAGTTTTCTAATGCCGAGCATCATCCTCAACAACTAAATCAACTCAATGCACTATCAGAAAATGACTCGTCAATTCACTTTATAGATGGGCATTTAACAAAAAACAAAG includes:
- a CDS encoding putative glycosyl transferase, coding for MVESAIKSHFGVNVIGYAAGEFGGGEGLRCTLKAVEAAGIPFNLQNISVPWHRNLDSTYTNFSDDNPYPINLVHLNPDSFLLDNSGTQYLQKRYNIGFWAWELPKFPSNWEFAFDLFDEVWTYSNYGTETISEVSPIPVLKIMPSIELPQPSLDRESLGLPKDKFIFLFMFDFHSVVERKNPGAIIKAFKEAFGKLNEDVLLVIKFSNAEHHPQQLNQLNALSENDSSIHFIDGHLTKNKVNALIYNCDCYVSLHRAEGFGLTMAEAMFYGKPVIATGYSSNTDFMNVGNSFLVKYELVTTTEEYFPYPKGSIWAEPDIAHAASLMQYVFHNYREAQEIGSRASEEIKSLLSPHSVGIKIKNRLENIIRKINPSAASHIEEIKTEINWLDSQLKAWRQTAEQAQIELEEWRRQILLTQSQR
- a CDS encoding C-methyltransferase — encoded protein: MHLTHRKTCRVCGSSALTPVINLGGQYLQGSFVKPGKEEPPQRKIPLSLVRCDPTRDEHACGLLQMQHTVPPEILYSAYWYRSGTNQTMRNHLQGIAEDGVSMIGKSKALVLDIGCNDGTLLKYYPKDFIKFGVDPSDVAQEVGDDITVIQDIFPSQELLKRTKGEKFDVITSIAMFYDLEDPVTFCQEIKAALAENGLWIFEMSYMPSMLKMNSYDTICHEHLEYYSLAVLDIILKKADLKIVDAVLNDINGGSIRCYATHIDNFTFKKQEAMQRLQQLRQEEFDMELDTDKPYKNFQDRINVHKDQLIGMLKTLKKEGKSIHIYGASTKGNTILQWCDIDNRIIDYAAERNPDKYGAYTLGTDIPIISEAESRAMNPDYYLVLPWHFKEEFLKREAETLKSGVGMIFPLPTVDIIKY